In Gemmatimonadales bacterium, the genomic window TCGGCCCGGTCGTGGTTGGTGACGGCGGAATCGTATCAGCGCAGTGTCACGGGGATGTAACGCGACGCCAGGCCGGGTGAGGGCACCCGGGGGCCGACCCTACGACAGCCTGTCCAGGTCCTCGGGCGCGTCGATGTCGAGCGAGCCGGGCTCGAACGGGATCCGCGCGATCTCGCTGCCGTGCCGCTGCAGGACCCGCTTCGCGCCCTGATCGCCCTCGAGCGCCCGCAGCTCGGCGAACAGCGGGCGGGAGAACAGCGCCGGCACGCCCACCGTCCCGGCGTACTCGCACGCGACGGCCTTGGGTCGGGAGGCGGCCCAGGTCGCGACGAGCCGGCGCAGGACGTCGGCGGTGAGGTGCGGCTGGTCGCAGGTGGTGAACAGGACGGCCTCGGGGTCGCCGCCCGCCTCGAGCGCCTCCAGCCCCGCCCTGAGCGACGTGCTGAGTCCCCGGGCCGCGCGGGCGTTTTCCACGACGCGGACGTCGAGGTCCACCAGCTCGCGGCGCAGCTGCGGCGCCGCGGGGGGCAGCACGACGACCACGGGCCCGCAGCCGGCCGCGACCGCGGTCTCGGCGGCGCGGCGGACCAGCGTGACGCCGCGGTAGCGCAGCAGCTGCTTGGGGCCGGGCAGGCGGCGGGACGCGCCGGCGGCCAGCACGACGACGCCGACGACCGGCGGGCGGGCGAGCTCGGGTCCGGACGCGGACGGGACGTCGCCGCGCGGCGAGCCACGCGGCTCGCTCACCCCATCAGGTCCCGCTTCAGGGCCAGGTCCCGGTCGATGCGCTCGATCTTGTCGTACTCCTCCTCCCAGAACGACTGCGCCTTCATCCGCTCGAGGTACGCGTCGCTGTACCCGAACCGGCTCCACACCTCGCGCTTCTGCCGGAACAGGCGCTCCTTCTGCACGCCCGAGCGGACCTCGAGGATGTCGTCGGCCGTGGCGCCGCGGAAGATCTCGTCGTACCACCGCGCCAGCGTGCTGTCGCCGATGGGTCCGCTCCGTCGCTCCAGGTCCGCCAGCACCGACGGGTAGCGGTCGAAGCCGTCGGTGGCGACGGTGACGACGTTCTGGTCCGCCGCGAGGTGCAGCAGCTTGGCCGTCTTGATGGCGCCGATGATGTTGCACACCGTCGAGATGCCGAACCAGCCGCCGAGGTGGTCCAGGGCGCCGGCCGCGAGCCGCAGCTGGCGCTCCAGGATCGGCCGCCCCTGCTCGAGCAGCTTCAGGCCCTTCACGCAGTCGTCGTCGTGCACCAGCGCGACGTAGTCGGTGGTGATCACGTTGTGGATCAGCGTGACCA contains:
- a CDS encoding nucleotidyltransferase family protein, with product MSEPRGSPRGDVPSASGPELARPPVVGVVVLAAGASRRLPGPKQLLRYRGVTLVRRAAETAVAAGCGPVVVVLPPAAPQLRRELVDLDVRVVENARAARGLSTSLRAGLEALEAGGDPEAVLFTTCDQPHLTADVLRRLVATWAASRPKAVACEYAGTVGVPALFSRPLFAELRALEGDQGAKRVLQRHGSEIARIPFEPGSLDIDAPEDLDRLS